A portion of the Candidatus Tectomicrobia bacterium genome contains these proteins:
- a CDS encoding hydantoinase B/oxoprolinase family protein, giving the protein MPPQGSLRVALDHGRGFVHALALRLGDGALFSALAPVGTGDPARASALAIRRLLEQAGADPGDIRSLVHSVSAAAGAFAAGEALPLGLLVTAGFPLLPEWDGREPRESGGLPFRLVPPGRPLEIGGRLDAAGKEIAPLDEEALRAAAWQFREGGVEAAAACFLHAPANPAHERRAREIFGEVHPACRLTLSSEAGEAGRERERALAALRDAASGLLIRRALGEAAVRAAESPRPDTPILFLRSDGSAMPAHKVLARPLSAALSGPAGGALAAAALARALRIRRAVALDIGCASAKIALIEDGALPVASADSETPGVEVACLPLPGSLPAAFHALGWLAEAPAGEESVGAGSPAEAAWEAVQDAQSAIASAVQKATAGAGKNPRDFTLIACGGAGPLLAPGVAAALGMAEVVVPPRAAWFGALGLLDPDRRNEYAHPLALTLREGSEAELDRRFGELEREAAEDLEAAGVPAGTGIFLRAADMRYRGDPWRTRVDFPPASSFAASIEAALAAFHEVFRYQYGFGRGDRAPVEIACLRLTALGKAEGSARPEAPSGAGSSATPWGHREARLSPGEKLPLPIHRRGDLPPGTRLRGPAFIEEEGSTALLPPDASAEVDASGNLRLRLPVPEEGPELREELAAGALESAERGAESFLRRSMRSRYVQKMGLCGAAFFDLRGRKLTGRPIAGSVLPLIESGAVENLGPGDLIFWNDAHLGGSLGRPAEVFCCAPVRHRGEPAGYFLVCAHHEDLGGAAPGSFSPAATQTFQEGTILPPLRLWEGGGWNEAALALLLRNSRKREDLLADLEAQAAAARAGAARAAEAAGRLGAEAFAAALEGLLARSRRGAEEIIARLPDGAWSMEDHIESDGVDPGRLHTLKLKLAKGDGRLRLDLRGCSLQARGPINWPAQRDGGAFLRMWLAPLLQRLGGPRVDWKDGAWNEGAASLLELLLPEGGSLISPAFPAAVNMGHLTLQRLRSLLLGALGLASRGRVPADQEGAPWWGLRGRDRRGRFFLFREPLGGGTGAGPGGDGADGVIAFPAGGGLWAEETEAEFPLRVERLALAHDSGGAGKLRGGLGLQKEVRVLCDCEVFALADRAWLSPWGVNGGRAGGRFSLVSNPGTPVAREAPAFGQGMLLREGDLIRIVTAGGGGWGDPAEREPERVREDVLRGKVSPDQALKHYGVVLNPDTLRLDLPGTQAFRQFMRARRGRLPFFDRGPNYASVRGQAGG; this is encoded by the coding sequence ATGCCGCCGCAGGGATCGCTCCGGGTCGCGCTCGACCACGGGCGGGGCTTCGTCCACGCCCTGGCCCTGCGCCTGGGCGACGGGGCCCTCTTCTCCGCCCTGGCCCCGGTGGGGACGGGCGACCCGGCCCGCGCCTCGGCCCTGGCCATCCGCCGGCTGCTGGAGCAGGCGGGCGCCGACCCCGGCGACATCCGCTCCCTCGTCCACTCCGTCTCCGCCGCGGCCGGCGCCTTCGCGGCGGGGGAGGCCCTCCCCCTCGGCCTCCTCGTGACGGCGGGCTTCCCCCTCCTTCCGGAGTGGGACGGCCGGGAGCCGCGCGAGAGCGGGGGGCTTCCCTTCCGCCTGGTCCCGCCGGGCCGCCCCCTGGAAATCGGCGGCCGTCTGGACGCCGCCGGGAAGGAGATCGCCCCCCTGGACGAGGAGGCCCTCCGCGCGGCCGCCTGGCAGTTCCGGGAGGGCGGGGTGGAGGCGGCCGCCGCGTGCTTTCTCCACGCCCCCGCCAATCCGGCCCACGAGCGGCGGGCCCGGGAGATATTCGGCGAGGTGCACCCCGCCTGCCGCCTCACCCTCTCCTCCGAGGCGGGGGAGGCGGGCCGCGAGCGGGAGCGCGCCCTCGCCGCCCTGCGGGACGCCGCGAGCGGCCTCCTCATCCGCCGGGCGCTGGGCGAGGCCGCCGTCCGGGCGGCCGAGTCCCCCCGTCCGGACACCCCCATCCTTTTCCTCCGCTCGGACGGGAGCGCCATGCCCGCGCACAAGGTCCTGGCGCGGCCCCTCTCGGCGGCCCTCTCCGGCCCGGCCGGGGGCGCCCTCGCCGCGGCGGCGCTCGCCCGCGCCTTGCGCATCCGGCGGGCCGTCGCCCTGGACATCGGGTGCGCCTCGGCCAAGATCGCCCTGATCGAGGACGGCGCCCTGCCGGTGGCATCGGCGGACTCCGAAACCCCCGGCGTCGAGGTGGCCTGCCTCCCCCTTCCCGGCTCCCTTCCCGCCGCCTTCCATGCCCTCGGCTGGCTGGCCGAGGCGCCGGCGGGGGAAGAGAGCGTTGGCGCCGGATCGCCCGCGGAGGCCGCCTGGGAGGCCGTCCAGGACGCCCAGAGCGCCATCGCCTCGGCCGTCCAGAAAGCCACGGCGGGCGCCGGGAAGAACCCCCGCGACTTCACCCTCATCGCCTGCGGGGGAGCGGGTCCCCTCCTCGCGCCCGGGGTGGCCGCCGCGCTGGGGATGGCCGAGGTGGTGGTGCCGCCCCGGGCGGCCTGGTTCGGGGCGTTGGGCCTCCTCGACCCCGACCGGCGGAACGAGTACGCCCACCCTCTCGCGCTGACTCTGCGGGAGGGGAGCGAGGCGGAGCTGGACCGCCGCTTCGGCGAGCTCGAGCGGGAGGCGGCGGAGGACCTGGAGGCGGCGGGCGTCCCGGCGGGGACGGGCATCTTCCTCCGGGCGGCGGACATGCGCTACCGGGGCGACCCGTGGCGGACGCGGGTCGACTTCCCGCCCGCCTCCTCCTTCGCCGCCTCCATCGAGGCGGCGCTGGCGGCCTTCCACGAGGTCTTCCGCTACCAGTACGGCTTCGGCCGCGGGGACCGGGCCCCGGTCGAGATCGCCTGCCTGCGCCTGACCGCGCTCGGGAAGGCGGAGGGGAGCGCCCGGCCGGAGGCCCCCTCGGGCGCGGGCTCTTCGGCCACGCCCTGGGGACATCGGGAGGCCCGCCTCTCGCCCGGGGAGAAGCTCCCGCTCCCGATCCACCGGCGGGGGGATCTCCCGCCCGGAACGCGCCTCCGGGGGCCCGCCTTCATCGAGGAGGAGGGCTCGACGGCCCTCCTCCCGCCGGACGCCTCGGCGGAGGTGGACGCGAGCGGGAACCTCCGCCTCCGCTTGCCCGTCCCGGAGGAAGGCCCGGAGCTGCGGGAGGAGCTGGCGGCGGGCGCCCTGGAGAGCGCCGAGCGGGGGGCGGAGAGCTTCCTCCGGCGCTCCATGCGGTCGCGCTACGTCCAGAAGATGGGGCTGTGCGGCGCCGCCTTCTTCGATCTCCGGGGGCGCAAGCTGACCGGGAGGCCCATCGCGGGCTCCGTCCTCCCCCTGATCGAGTCCGGCGCCGTGGAGAACCTCGGCCCCGGCGACCTGATCTTCTGGAACGATGCCCACCTGGGCGGCTCGCTCGGACGCCCCGCCGAGGTCTTCTGCTGCGCCCCGGTGCGGCACCGGGGCGAGCCGGCGGGCTACTTCCTCGTTTGCGCGCATCACGAAGACCTGGGCGGGGCGGCGCCGGGGAGCTTCTCCCCCGCCGCCACCCAGACGTTCCAGGAAGGGACCATCCTGCCGCCGCTCAGGCTCTGGGAGGGCGGCGGGTGGAACGAGGCGGCGCTCGCGCTCCTCCTCCGCAACAGCCGCAAGCGCGAGGATCTCCTGGCCGACCTCGAGGCCCAGGCGGCCGCCGCCCGGGCGGGGGCGGCGCGGGCGGCCGAGGCGGCTGGGCGGCTGGGCGCGGAGGCGTTCGCCGCGGCGCTGGAGGGGCTCCTCGCGCGCTCCCGCCGGGGGGCGGAAGAAATCATCGCCCGGCTCCCCGACGGCGCCTGGAGCATGGAAGATCACATCGAGAGCGACGGGGTGGACCCGGGCCGGCTCCACACCCTCAAGCTCAAGCTCGCCAAGGGGGACGGCCGGCTCCGGCTCGACCTGCGGGGCTGCTCCCTCCAGGCCCGGGGGCCCATCAACTGGCCCGCGCAGCGCGACGGGGGCGCCTTCCTGCGGATGTGGCTCGCCCCCCTCCTCCAGCGGCTGGGCGGCCCGCGCGTGGACTGGAAGGACGGCGCCTGGAACGAGGGAGCGGCCTCCCTGCTCGAGCTCCTCCTGCCGGAGGGAGGGAGCCTCATCTCCCCCGCCTTCCCCGCGGCCGTGAACATGGGGCACCTCACCCTCCAGCGGCTGCGGAGCCTCCTCCTCGGCGCCCTGGGCCTCGCGTCGCGGGGGAGGGTCCCCGCCGATCAGGAAGGCGCGCCCTGGTGGGGGCTCCGGGGACGGGACCGCCGGGGGCGCTTCTTCCTCTTTCGGGAGCCGCTGGGCGGGGGCACGGGCGCGGGGCCGGGGGGGGACGGGGCGGACGGGGTGATCGCCTTCCCCGCCGGGGGGGGCCTGTGGGCGGAGGAGACGGAGGCGGAGTTCCCGCTGCGGGTGGAGCGGCTCGCTCTGGCGCACGATTCCGGCGGCGCGGGGAAGCTGCGAGGCGGGCTCGGCCTCCAGAAGGAGGTGCGCGTGCTGTGCGACTGCGAGGTCTTCGCCCTGGCGGACCGGGCCTGGCTCTCCCCGTGGGGGGTGAACGGGGGCCGCGCGGGGGGGCGCTTCAGCCTCGTCAGCAACCCGGGCACCCCGGTGGCGCGCGAGGCCCCCGCCTTCGGCCAGGGGATGCTCCTGCGGGAGGGGGACCTCATCCGAATCGTGACGGCGGGCGGGGGCGGCTGGGGGGACCCGGCCGAGCGGGAGCCCGAGCGGGTGCGGGAGGACGTGCTCCGGGGCAAGGTGAGCCCGGACCAGGCGCTCAAGCACTACGGAGTGGTGCTGAACCCGGACACCCTCCGCCTCGACCTGCCCGGCACCCAAGCCTTCCGCCAGTTCATGCGCGCCCGCCGGGGGCGGCTCCCCTTCTTCGACCGGGGGCCGAACTACGCCTCGGTCCGGGGGCAGGCGGGAGGCTGA
- a CDS encoding ABC transporter ATP-binding protein, whose translation MARIEMKELRKVYGRGIEAVKRLDLDIEEGEFLVLVGPSGCGKTTTLRMIAGFEEPTAGEIYIDGRLVNDLEPGQRNLGMVFQNLALFPHKTVAENIEFGPRMKKVPPEVRGRRVREAAEMVRITHLLGKLPGQCSGGEAQRVALARTLVTEPGAFLLDEPLSSLDAKLRREMRAEIDRLHQRLKKTFIYVTHDQEEAMTLADRIVVMRNGLIEQVGSPMQIYGDPVSHFVADFFGSPSMNLIGGQVSHEGGRARFEAPGLAVELPPALARAAAGETTLGIRPEHLEISGNGGVFRGEVRLVEPLGKDTLLYFDRGGDQPLIAVVEGTRSYREGDVLNLSVDPGRLYLFGWDGKRVR comes from the coding sequence ATGGCGCGAATCGAGATGAAGGAGCTGCGCAAGGTCTACGGCCGCGGCATCGAGGCGGTGAAGCGCCTGGACCTCGACATCGAGGAGGGGGAGTTCCTCGTCCTCGTGGGCCCCTCGGGCTGCGGGAAGACCACCACCCTCCGCATGATCGCCGGCTTCGAGGAGCCCACCGCCGGCGAGATATACATCGACGGCAGGCTCGTCAACGACCTCGAGCCCGGCCAGCGCAACCTGGGCATGGTGTTCCAGAACCTCGCCCTCTTCCCCCACAAGACGGTGGCCGAGAACATCGAGTTCGGCCCCCGCATGAAGAAGGTCCCGCCCGAGGTGCGCGGCCGGCGCGTCCGCGAGGCCGCCGAGATGGTCCGGATCACCCACCTCCTCGGCAAGCTGCCCGGCCAGTGCTCGGGCGGTGAGGCCCAGCGCGTGGCCCTCGCCCGCACCCTCGTCACCGAGCCCGGCGCCTTCCTCCTCGACGAGCCCCTCTCCAGCCTGGACGCCAAGCTCCGCCGCGAGATGCGCGCCGAGATCGACCGCCTGCACCAGCGCCTGAAGAAGACCTTCATCTACGTCACCCACGACCAGGAAGAGGCCATGACCCTGGCCGACCGCATCGTCGTCATGCGGAACGGCCTGATCGAGCAGGTGGGCTCGCCCATGCAGATCTACGGCGACCCGGTGAGCCACTTCGTGGCCGACTTCTTCGGGAGCCCCTCGATGAACCTCATCGGAGGGCAGGTCTCGCACGAGGGGGGCCGCGCCCGCTTCGAGGCGCCGGGCCTCGCGGTGGAGCTCCCGCCCGCCCTCGCCCGGGCCGCCGCGGGCGAAACCACCCTCGGCATCCGGCCCGAGCACCTCGAGATCTCCGGGAACGGGGGCGTCTTCCGCGGCGAGGTGCGCCTGGTCGAGCCCCTGGGGAAGGACACCCTCCTCTACTTCGACCGCGGCGGCGACCAGCCCCTCATCGCCGTGGTGGAAGGCACCCGGAGCTACCGCGAGGGCGACGTCCTCAACCTCTCCGTGGACCCCGGGCGGCTCTACCTCTTCGGCTGGGACGGGAAGCGGGTGCGCTGA
- a CDS encoding carbohydrate ABC transporter permease, translated as MKRTMKRRLFAAGRFFLLGIALFVVGFPMYWMLITSFKPDHEWFTWPPVYWSENWTLDNYRVVWAGIGIKPTAQEATTMQKPVQALKHSLALSLISTTLSVAFGTLVAYGVSRYQILSDRRMFNLLMLRMVPPIVVAAPLTLYYSTLQLLDTLTGLVIVYVLTTLPYSIWMTKSFLDEIPREMEQAASILGAGRWRTIWEVIFPLIRSGVVATFLFILILTWSEYLLALILSKVDVVTLPVQLSKYEGTTEGRVYGYQAALAVGVTLPLIVIGCFIRKHLVRGFSFGMIKR; from the coding sequence ATGAAGCGCACCATGAAGCGCAGGCTTTTCGCGGCGGGCCGGTTCTTCCTCCTGGGAATCGCCCTCTTCGTCGTGGGCTTCCCCATGTACTGGATGCTCATCACCTCCTTCAAGCCCGACCACGAGTGGTTCACCTGGCCGCCGGTCTACTGGTCCGAGAACTGGACCCTGGACAACTACCGGGTCGTCTGGGCGGGCATCGGGATCAAGCCCACCGCCCAGGAGGCCACCACCATGCAGAAGCCGGTGCAGGCCCTCAAGCACAGCCTGGCGCTCTCGCTCATCTCGACCACCCTCTCGGTGGCCTTCGGCACCCTGGTCGCCTACGGCGTCTCCCGCTACCAGATCCTCTCCGACCGGCGGATGTTCAACCTGCTCATGCTGCGCATGGTGCCGCCCATCGTGGTGGCGGCCCCCCTCACGCTCTACTACTCGACGCTCCAGCTCCTCGACACCCTCACGGGCCTCGTCATCGTGTACGTGCTCACCACCCTCCCCTACTCCATCTGGATGACCAAGAGCTTCCTCGACGAGATCCCGCGCGAGATGGAGCAGGCCGCCTCCATCCTAGGGGCCGGCCGGTGGCGCACCATCTGGGAGGTCATCTTCCCCCTCATCCGCTCGGGCGTGGTGGCCACCTTCCTGTTCATCCTCATCCTGACCTGGAGCGAGTACCTGCTGGCCCTCATCCTCTCGAAGGTGGACGTGGTCACCCTGCCCGTCCAGCTCAGCAAGTACGAGGGCACGACCGAGGGGCGGGTGTACGGCTACCAGGCGGCGCTCGCGGTGGGGGTCACGCTGCCGCTCATCGTCATCGGCTGCTTCATCCGGAAGCACCTGGTGCGCGGGTTCAGCTTCGGAATGATCAAGAGGTAA
- a CDS encoding sugar ABC transporter permease yields MAQALPTRKAAPGFTLFKWILLGPLFGLLLFILPAFLLQLYFSFHSWTVYLGSWWEAEFVGLGMFIEVLMDSRFWWAVLRSLTFASLSTLGSFAAGFGLALLMHRPFRGHGLLYAVFILPMLTVPVVIAYTFEMLLFQRGPINGILSVLLQTDVRVTWLAHPAIAVFTVIMLEIWNWTPFVFIIMLAGLASLPPELDEAARILGASRWRIFREVQLPLLRPVIMLALILRFLEAMGEFPKTWGLLQGGPGSASETLPVYLFLTTWQYFHISKGAAMSYLVLIFMIVIVLAGIRLLRKEKQTIDVIYRKPGEEA; encoded by the coding sequence ATGGCCCAGGCACTCCCGACGAGGAAGGCGGCACCGGGATTCACCCTCTTCAAATGGATCCTGCTGGGGCCCCTTTTCGGCCTCCTCCTCTTCATCCTCCCGGCGTTCCTGCTCCAGCTCTACTTCAGCTTCCACTCGTGGACGGTCTACCTGGGCTCCTGGTGGGAGGCGGAGTTCGTGGGCCTCGGGATGTTCATCGAGGTCCTGATGGACTCCCGCTTTTGGTGGGCGGTCCTGCGCTCCCTCACCTTCGCCAGCCTGTCCACCCTGGGCTCCTTCGCCGCCGGCTTCGGGCTGGCGCTGTTGATGCACCGGCCCTTCCGGGGCCACGGCCTGCTCTACGCCGTCTTCATCCTCCCCATGCTGACCGTCCCCGTCGTGATCGCCTACACCTTCGAGATGCTGCTCTTCCAGCGCGGGCCCATCAACGGCATCCTGAGCGTCCTGCTCCAGACGGACGTGCGGGTCACCTGGCTGGCCCATCCGGCCATCGCGGTGTTCACCGTCATCATGCTCGAGATCTGGAACTGGACCCCCTTCGTCTTCATCATCATGCTGGCGGGGCTGGCCTCGCTGCCTCCGGAGCTGGACGAGGCCGCCCGCATCCTCGGGGCAAGCCGGTGGCGCATCTTCCGCGAGGTCCAGCTCCCGCTGCTCCGGCCCGTCATCATGCTGGCCCTGATCCTGCGCTTCCTCGAGGCGATGGGGGAGTTCCCCAAGACGTGGGGCCTCCTCCAGGGCGGCCCCGGCTCGGCCTCGGAGACGCTGCCCGTCTACTTGTTCTTGACCACGTGGCAGTACTTCCACATCTCCAAGGGCGCGGCGATGTCCTACCTGGTGCTCATCTTCATGATCGTCATCGTCCTCGCGGGCATCCGCCTGCTGCGCAAGGAGAAGCAGACCATCGACGTCATCTACCGCAAGCCGGGGGAAGAGGCATGA
- a CDS encoding extracellular solute-binding protein produces the protein MKKAHVSRRRFLKGAVAAAATGPWVLRHLGVAEAGALEDRIIAAAKKAGPADLNGMIWSLYYRNMKRLSDEFKEKSGVGVKDIQDISIFVIPQRAMAEAVSRSSKFDFFHIDSNMIPSLASAGLIEPLDDYMAEVGYKLEMLANFSSFMKYKGKTYGIPTDGNVHIQYVRKDLLENPEEQKKFSDKHGRPLAFPKTWEESLQIAEHFHRPDKNLLGFAGLRNRANGVTWWYMHFYSAGGFPFTDDLEPAINNKAGEYAMDIYLRHKKVSHPEAPNWGTPQMIPQIVQGNAATAQYWDGTARQIESDPKSKTKGKFLYGIVPGSNVTGKLVHRSISSPLAAILVNRYSPRKRQAALMALWWGTLNNSVEITTHPTWTFHDPWHAGHMTHPKVIERYSAPAMDAIAKSMHITTPPIYLTGHLEFQDILGKHIAEAYIGQITAKQALTQTEDAWRRLVGQIGKAKLKAELTSYKAAMPKTDVPS, from the coding sequence ATGAAGAAGGCGCACGTGTCTCGCAGGCGGTTCCTGAAGGGGGCCGTGGCCGCGGCCGCCACCGGCCCGTGGGTTCTCCGGCACCTGGGCGTGGCGGAGGCGGGGGCCCTCGAGGACCGCATCATCGCCGCCGCCAAGAAGGCGGGCCCGGCCGACCTGAACGGCATGATCTGGTCTCTCTACTACCGGAACATGAAGCGCCTCTCGGACGAGTTCAAGGAGAAGTCCGGCGTGGGCGTGAAGGACATCCAGGACATCAGCATCTTCGTGATCCCGCAGCGGGCGATGGCGGAGGCGGTTTCGCGCTCCTCCAAGTTCGACTTCTTCCACATCGACTCGAACATGATCCCCTCCCTCGCCTCGGCGGGCCTCATCGAGCCGCTCGACGACTACATGGCGGAGGTGGGCTACAAGCTGGAGATGCTCGCCAACTTCTCCAGCTTCATGAAGTACAAGGGGAAGACCTACGGCATCCCGACGGACGGGAACGTCCACATCCAGTACGTCCGCAAGGACCTCCTCGAGAACCCCGAGGAGCAGAAGAAGTTCTCGGACAAGCACGGGCGCCCCCTCGCCTTCCCGAAGACGTGGGAGGAGTCCCTCCAGATCGCCGAGCACTTCCACCGGCCGGACAAGAACCTCCTCGGCTTCGCCGGCCTGCGCAACCGGGCGAACGGGGTGACATGGTGGTACATGCACTTCTACAGCGCCGGCGGCTTCCCCTTCACCGATGACCTCGAGCCCGCCATCAACAACAAGGCGGGCGAGTACGCCATGGACATCTACCTCCGGCACAAGAAGGTTTCCCACCCCGAGGCCCCGAACTGGGGGACGCCGCAGATGATCCCCCAGATCGTCCAGGGCAACGCCGCCACCGCCCAGTACTGGGACGGCACGGCCCGCCAGATCGAGAGCGACCCGAAGTCCAAGACCAAGGGGAAGTTCCTCTACGGCATCGTCCCCGGCTCCAACGTGACCGGGAAGCTCGTCCACCGCTCCATCTCCTCGCCCCTGGCGGCCATCCTGGTGAACCGCTACAGCCCGCGGAAGCGCCAGGCGGCCCTCATGGCCCTGTGGTGGGGCACGCTGAATAACAGCGTCGAGATCACGACCCATCCCACCTGGACGTTCCACGATCCCTGGCACGCCGGTCACATGACCCATCCCAAGGTGATCGAGCGCTATTCGGCCCCGGCCATGGACGCCATCGCGAAGAGCATGCACATCACCACGCCCCCCATCTACCTGACGGGGCACCTCGAGTTCCAGGACATCCTGGGCAAGCACATCGCCGAGGCCTACATCGGGCAGATCACGGCCAAGCAGGCCCTGACCCAGACCGAGGATGCCTGGCGCCGGCTGGTGGGCCAGATCGGGAAGGCCAAGCTCAAGGCGGAGCTGACGAGCTACAAGGCCGCCATGCCCAAGACGGACGTACCGAGCTAA
- a CDS encoding alpha/beta fold hydrolase — MPKARVGDVELYYEEHGQGVPVVLIHGLAGDCGAWKAQIEAMKMEFRLLAFDNRGAGRSSAPDYPYTSKHFAGDTVRLMDAVGIREPAHIIGRSMGGAVAQQIALDYPDRVRSMIITASFGKLDRYGHQILYNINEVVKAQGYAAAAKHQSLFFFPPHYFNAHQRQLDAFEAGLADAGRPIHGYVNSTHACLTHDALDRLPQVRCPTLVMAGGQDVLCSAEASREMARRIPGCELKVYEEASHFFLIQCYEESLRDILEFLRRH, encoded by the coding sequence ATGCCCAAGGCGCGCGTCGGAGATGTGGAGCTCTACTACGAGGAGCACGGGCAGGGGGTCCCCGTGGTGCTCATCCACGGGCTGGCGGGGGATTGCGGCGCCTGGAAGGCCCAGATCGAGGCGATGAAGATGGAGTTCCGCCTGCTCGCCTTCGACAACCGGGGGGCGGGGCGGAGCTCGGCCCCGGACTACCCCTACACCTCCAAGCACTTCGCCGGCGACACGGTCCGCCTGATGGACGCAGTGGGCATCCGCGAGCCCGCCCACATCATCGGCCGCTCGATGGGGGGCGCCGTCGCGCAGCAGATTGCCCTCGACTACCCGGACCGGGTGCGCAGCATGATCATCACCGCCTCCTTCGGCAAGCTCGACCGCTACGGCCACCAGATCCTCTACAACATCAACGAGGTGGTGAAGGCCCAGGGCTACGCCGCCGCGGCCAAGCACCAGTCGCTTTTCTTCTTCCCGCCCCATTACTTCAACGCGCACCAGCGGCAGCTCGACGCCTTCGAGGCGGGGCTCGCCGATGCCGGCCGCCCCATCCACGGCTACGTGAACTCCACCCACGCCTGCCTCACCCACGACGCGCTGGACCGGCTGCCGCAGGTCCGCTGCCCCACCCTCGTCATGGCGGGGGGGCAGGACGTCCTCTGCTCGGCCGAGGCCTCGCGGGAGATGGCCCGGCGCATCCCCGGCTGCGAGTTGAAGGTCTACGAGGAGGCCAGCCACTTCTTCCTGATCCAGTGCTACGAGGAGTCGCTGCGGGACATTCTCGAGTTCCTCCGCAGGCACTGA
- a CDS encoding NADH:flavin oxidoreductase codes for MARFTDPIEVRGLRLKHRILMSAMTTSRAEEDGSPSAWSRAHYAERARGGAAVCFSEAAFVNREGKGFPNQLGAHSDAIVPGLRRLGEEVGAAGAPFALQLFHAGRTALSAITGTPIVGPSPIPHPTEEEVPRELSAREVKETARAFGEAARRAREAGLRMLEIHGATWYLCQQFFSPASNQRTDEYGGSLPNRMRFPLEVAEAVRRGAGGEMVVSYRLGLLEPWEGGFTAEDTLALAPALLEAGVDILHCSRNARVGVPVKPEFYNPAFARLRKAVRAPLAANGAAFGTDRLQAYMEMGADFVAVARGMLTDPHYAAKAVSGRGGEILRCIECKPCIYMRDSRCPDEAYPGGLPESMKGILGIAAGMKAGGYAPTAKKRARVDDPVEKQGEGSSVS; via the coding sequence TTGGCCAGGTTCACCGACCCCATCGAGGTGCGCGGGCTCAGGCTCAAGCACCGCATCCTCATGTCCGCCATGACCACCTCCCGAGCGGAGGAGGACGGGAGCCCCTCCGCCTGGAGCCGCGCCCACTACGCCGAGCGGGCGAGGGGCGGGGCCGCCGTCTGTTTCTCGGAGGCCGCCTTCGTCAACCGGGAGGGAAAGGGGTTCCCCAACCAGCTGGGCGCCCACTCGGACGCCATCGTCCCCGGCCTCAGGCGGCTGGGGGAGGAGGTGGGGGCGGCGGGCGCCCCCTTCGCCCTCCAGCTCTTCCACGCCGGGCGCACCGCGCTCAGCGCCATCACGGGCACGCCCATCGTGGGACCCTCGCCCATCCCCCACCCGACGGAGGAGGAGGTCCCCCGCGAGCTCTCGGCCCGCGAAGTCAAGGAAACCGCCCGGGCCTTTGGCGAAGCCGCCCGCCGCGCCCGGGAGGCGGGCCTCCGGATGCTGGAGATCCACGGCGCCACCTGGTATCTCTGCCAGCAGTTCTTCTCCCCCGCCTCGAACCAAAGGACGGACGAGTACGGCGGGAGCCTCCCCAACCGGATGCGCTTCCCGCTCGAGGTGGCCGAGGCCGTCCGCCGGGGGGCGGGCGGGGAGATGGTCGTCTCCTACCGGCTCGGGCTCCTCGAGCCCTGGGAGGGGGGTTTCACCGCCGAGGACACCCTGGCCCTCGCCCCCGCCCTGCTGGAAGCGGGGGTGGACATCCTCCACTGCTCGCGCAACGCCCGGGTGGGGGTGCCCGTCAAGCCCGAGTTCTACAACCCCGCCTTCGCCCGGCTCCGCAAGGCGGTCCGCGCCCCCCTCGCCGCCAACGGCGCCGCCTTCGGGACGGACCGCCTCCAGGCCTACATGGAGATGGGGGCCGACTTCGTGGCCGTCGCCCGGGGGATGCTCACCGACCCCCACTACGCCGCCAAGGCCGTCTCGGGCCGGGGAGGGGAGATCCTCCGCTGCATCGAGTGCAAGCCCTGCATCTACATGCGCGACAGCCGCTGCCCGGACGAGGCCTACCCCGGCGGCCTCCCCGAATCCATGAAGGGCATCCTTGGGATAGCGGCCGGGATGAAGGCCGGGGGCTACGCCCCCACCGCCAAGAAGCGCGCCCGGGTGGACGACCCCGTCGAGAAGCAGGGGGAGGGATCGTCGGTGTCGTGA